The proteins below come from a single Streptomyces sp. MRC013 genomic window:
- a CDS encoding ATP-binding protein, which translates to MQVLQVQLEVGPDPAEVGRARRWARSRLAGSGIDVDESLAETLVLLISELVTNAVVHTGCPAVLRLLFGPGGAGGIVRVEVADDSASPPQQRRADGADTHGRGLELIDGLADRWGWQPEGRGKRIWCEVDRSAAVLARAVREPEAYEPSRAVTNTA; encoded by the coding sequence GTGCAGGTGCTTCAAGTTCAGTTGGAGGTCGGCCCGGACCCCGCGGAGGTGGGACGGGCCCGCAGGTGGGCGAGGTCGCGGCTGGCCGGCTCCGGGATAGACGTCGACGAGTCGCTCGCCGAGACCCTCGTGCTCCTGATCTCGGAACTCGTGACCAACGCCGTCGTGCACACCGGCTGCCCGGCCGTGCTGCGCCTGCTGTTCGGTCCGGGCGGCGCCGGCGGCATCGTCCGGGTCGAGGTGGCGGACGACAGCGCCTCCCCGCCGCAGCAGCGCCGGGCGGACGGCGCCGACACCCACGGCCGGGGACTGGAGCTGATCGACGGGCTCGCCGACCGGTGGGGCTGGCAGCCGGAGGGGCGCGGCAAGCGCATCTGGTGCGAGGTGGACCGGAGCGCGGCGGTGCTCGCCCGGGCGGTGCGCGAGCCGGAGGCGTACGAACCGTCCCGTGCCGTGACGAACACCGCGTAA
- a CDS encoding STAS domain-containing protein produces the protein MVLRVERAEYGTWTVLRVCGELDLVSSPVVRRRVHEAVADGRHDVVLDLSGVRLCDSSGVGVLIAARRLLHSCRGRLRLILPACGAVEGSHVDRVLAALGVRRLFDVYPDVPAATGAAEGSARGATGGAAAPRAASA, from the coding sequence GTGGTGCTGAGGGTGGAGCGGGCCGAGTACGGGACCTGGACCGTACTGCGCGTCTGCGGCGAGCTCGACCTCGTGTCGTCCCCCGTGGTCCGGCGCCGGGTGCACGAGGCGGTCGCGGACGGCCGCCACGACGTCGTGCTCGACCTGTCCGGGGTGCGGTTGTGCGACTCCAGCGGCGTGGGCGTGCTCATCGCGGCGCGCCGGCTGCTGCACTCCTGCCGGGGGCGGTTGCGGCTGATCCTGCCGGCGTGCGGTGCGGTGGAGGGCTCGCACGTCGACCGGGTGCTGGCGGCGCTCGGCGTGCGCCGGCTGTTCGACGTGTACCCGGACGTGCCGGCGGCGACGGGCGCGGCGGAGGGATCCGCCCGGGGCGCGACGGGCGGCGCGGCGGCGCCCCGCGCCGCGTCCGCCTAG